In the genome of Microthrixaceae bacterium, one region contains:
- a CDS encoding ferredoxin--NADP reductase, with the protein MADFDDRRTPDLQFDYVVFASGRRPHTTAEVGLSDAALATGRVWFLGEPEETPEGVPTAPGWRVGREIVSGAFPEVSVPELVRPERRRGFPEVIEELRTEHYNATITHFEPTHSDLWVLRVKPDHGSVSHLPGQYASLGLGYWEERVDDAVDPDLDARFDKLIRRSYSISCRIFDDHRYLADDSRADELEFYIVLVPPTPDNVPGLTPRLALKKPGDRIYLGPKVAGRYTLAPVTDPAGTVILLSTGTGEAPHNAMVTELLRKGHHGPIVSAVTVRQWADLGYLDKHRELENRYPNYRYVPLPTREADVPKRYIQDLITEDLFVTEHGVALDPATTHVFLCGNPAMIGLPTEADGQVTFPETTGVVQLLVDRGFTLDHRNQRGNIHYEEYW; encoded by the coding sequence ATGGCCGATTTCGATGACCGTCGCACCCCAGACCTCCAGTTCGACTACGTGGTCTTCGCGTCGGGACGCCGGCCCCACACCACCGCCGAGGTCGGCCTTAGCGACGCCGCTCTCGCCACTGGCCGGGTCTGGTTCCTGGGCGAGCCGGAAGAAACCCCAGAGGGCGTGCCCACCGCCCCCGGCTGGCGCGTGGGCCGGGAGATCGTCTCTGGCGCGTTCCCCGAGGTGAGCGTGCCCGAGCTGGTCCGACCCGAACGCCGCCGCGGGTTCCCCGAGGTGATCGAAGAACTGCGCACCGAGCACTACAACGCCACCATCACCCACTTCGAGCCCACCCATTCAGACCTGTGGGTGTTGCGGGTGAAGCCCGATCACGGGTCCGTGAGCCACCTCCCCGGGCAGTACGCATCGCTCGGCCTCGGCTATTGGGAAGAGCGGGTGGACGACGCCGTCGACCCCGATCTGGATGCCCGCTTCGACAAGCTGATCCGGCGGTCGTATTCGATCTCGTGCCGCATCTTCGACGACCACCGATACCTGGCTGACGACAGCCGGGCCGACGAGCTCGAGTTCTACATCGTCTTGGTGCCACCCACGCCCGACAACGTGCCCGGCCTCACCCCCAGGCTCGCCCTCAAGAAGCCCGGCGACCGCATCTACCTGGGCCCGAAGGTTGCAGGCCGATACACCCTGGCTCCGGTTACCGACCCGGCCGGAACCGTGATCCTCCTTTCCACCGGAACTGGAGAAGCCCCCCACAACGCCATGGTCACCGAGCTGCTCCGCAAGGGCCACCACGGCCCGATCGTCTCGGCGGTGACGGTGCGCCAATGGGCCGACCTCGGATACCTCGACAAGCACCGCGAGCTCGAGAACCGCTACCCCAATTACCGCTACGTTCCGCTCCCCACCAGGGAAGCCGACGTACCCAAGCGCTACATCCAGGACCTGATCACCGAAGACCTCTTCGTCACCGAGCACGGCGTGGCCCTCGACCCGGCCACCACCCATGTGTTCTTGTGCGGCAACCCGGCCATGATCGGCCTGCCGACCGAGGCCGACGGCCAGGTCACCTTCCCCGAGACCACCGGTGTGGTCCAGCTCCTGGTGGACCGAGGCTTCACCCTCGATCATCGCAACCAGCGCGGCAACATCCACTACGAGGAGTACTGGTAG
- a CDS encoding alpha/beta fold hydrolase, whose amino-acid sequence MLTVSSLLALGACSSDPSGPAATTAGTEPEATAPSGSGPAGSRTPPEQFSGSLEEFYEVPDPLVEGDPGQLIRVQDLGESDGYRHLRVMYHSRDAQDQDRAVTGIVSYPQNPAPEGGWPVVATAHGTTGLGTKCAPSRTASAAPDYGIEGVRVMTDYIGMGPVGEVHSYLSGLSEGRSVIDSVRAARLLPEASAGDRWVVVGHSQGGHAALFTHELAEEYAPELDHLGSVVSAPAAVLDKRFGPDDEVVPRMVALMGLYGIAQDHPELDPDDYAGDQLRANDQVVTTGCTQDVIDAFVTIPPDQLYKLNPMDDPGARAVVMANDPATVATDVPMLLLYGDLDWWVVPERVKYLFGQLCDGGQKTELVEVVGADHGNLLAKADQTVTSWLDDRLQGANATDSCPDAA is encoded by the coding sequence TTGCTCACGGTGTCCTCGCTGTTGGCCCTCGGTGCCTGCTCTTCTGATCCATCGGGGCCGGCGGCGACCACTGCGGGAACCGAGCCGGAGGCGACCGCTCCCAGCGGATCGGGACCGGCCGGCTCGAGAACGCCGCCCGAACAGTTCTCGGGCTCGCTGGAAGAGTTCTACGAGGTGCCCGACCCGCTGGTGGAAGGTGATCCGGGTCAGCTCATCCGGGTCCAGGACCTGGGGGAGTCAGATGGTTACCGCCACCTGAGGGTCATGTACCACTCCCGCGACGCACAGGACCAGGACCGGGCCGTCACCGGAATCGTCAGCTATCCCCAGAACCCTGCCCCCGAGGGTGGCTGGCCCGTCGTTGCCACCGCCCACGGGACCACCGGCTTGGGCACGAAGTGTGCTCCGAGCCGAACGGCCAGCGCCGCGCCCGATTACGGCATCGAAGGGGTTCGGGTGATGACCGACTACATCGGCATGGGACCGGTGGGTGAGGTTCACTCGTACCTGTCGGGCCTGAGCGAAGGCCGGTCGGTGATCGACTCGGTTCGAGCAGCCCGCCTGTTGCCCGAAGCTTCGGCCGGAGATCGTTGGGTTGTGGTCGGTCACTCTCAGGGGGGACATGCCGCGCTGTTCACCCACGAACTCGCCGAGGAGTACGCCCCTGAGCTCGATCACCTCGGCAGCGTGGTCAGCGCCCCCGCGGCCGTCCTGGACAAGCGGTTCGGACCCGATGACGAGGTCGTGCCCCGGATGGTCGCTCTCATGGGCCTCTACGGAATCGCCCAGGACCATCCCGAACTGGACCCCGACGACTATGCCGGAGATCAACTCCGAGCCAATGACCAGGTGGTGACCACCGGGTGTACCCAGGACGTGATCGATGCCTTCGTCACCATCCCGCCCGATCAGCTCTACAAGCTGAACCCCATGGATGACCCCGGGGCACGGGCCGTGGTCATGGCCAACGACCCCGCCACGGTCGCCACCGATGTGCCCATGTTGCTCCTCTACGGCGATCTCGACTGGTGGGTCGTGCCCGAGCGGGTGAAGTACCTGTTCGGACAGCTCTGCGACGGTGGGCAGAAGACCGAACTGGTCGAGGTGGTGGGGGCTGACCACGGCAACCTCTTGGCCAAGGCGGACCAGACCGTGACCTCCTGGCTGGACGACCGACTCCAAGGTGCGAACGCGACCGACTCCTGTCCGGACGCGGCCTGA
- a CDS encoding helix-turn-helix transcriptional regulator, translating into MPADTDETLTAPEAEVERLPRGRHSLSREEVAERQRNRILMGLVDTMAEKGFVPTTVADVIKAAGVSRETFYQLFTSKQDAFMAAFDAAAELAVGTMGVDPAMPDTRSGEPNVAGSDHDIRLKVFAMALQRYLTNLVENPALARMFLIEVYAAGPEALERRLQFQGRLVDRMVGDLGLGESNRFACELTVAATAAMVTPLLVAGDLGAIESLGPRLVEALDRLVVWPA; encoded by the coding sequence ATGCCCGCTGACACCGATGAGACCCTGACCGCACCTGAGGCCGAGGTGGAACGTCTGCCTCGAGGTCGGCACAGCCTGAGCCGCGAGGAGGTCGCGGAGCGACAGAGGAACAGGATCCTCATGGGTTTGGTCGACACCATGGCCGAGAAGGGCTTCGTGCCGACCACCGTCGCCGACGTGATCAAGGCCGCCGGTGTGTCGCGCGAGACCTTCTACCAGCTGTTCACCTCCAAGCAAGATGCCTTCATGGCTGCCTTTGACGCCGCGGCCGAGCTGGCGGTTGGAACCATGGGCGTCGATCCCGCGATGCCGGACACCCGGAGCGGCGAGCCGAACGTGGCCGGGTCAGATCACGACATCCGCCTGAAGGTGTTTGCGATGGCTTTGCAGCGCTACCTCACCAACCTGGTGGAGAACCCGGCCTTGGCCCGCATGTTCCTCATCGAGGTCTATGCCGCCGGCCCCGAGGCGCTGGAGCGAAGGCTCCAGTTCCAGGGTCGGCTGGTGGATCGCATGGTCGGAGACCTGGGGTTGGGTGAATCCAACCGGTTCGCGTGTGAACTGACGGTGGCGGCCACCGCGGCCATGGTCACCCCCCTGTTGGTTGCCGGAGACCTGGGGGCCATCGAGTCGCTCGGCCCTCGACTGGTCGAAGCTCTAGACCGCCTGGTGGTCTGGCCGGCCTGA